A part of Aspergillus flavus chromosome 1, complete sequence genomic DNA contains:
- a CDS encoding putative ATP synthase delta chain mitochondrial precursor (ATP synthase subunit delta), which produces MSSLRFARSALRARPSAFRAPLQRRGYAEAVNDKIKLSLALPHQTIFKSTGVVQVNIPAESGEMGVLANHVPSIEQLKPGLVEVVEEGGATKKFFLSGGFAVVQPDSQLSINAVEGFPLEDFSSDAVKNQIAEAQKIASGSGSEQDIAEAKIELEVLETLQAHLK; this is translated from the exons ATGAGCTCTCTCCGCTTCGCTCGCTCTGCCCTCCGGGCCCGTCCCTCTGCCTTCCGCGCTCCTCTCCAGCGCAGAGGTTACGCTGAGGCCGTGAACGACAAGATCAAGCTTTCCCTGGCCCTTCCTCACCAG ACTATCTTCAAGTCCACCGGCGT TGTCCAGGTCAACATCCCCGCCGAGTCCGGAGAGATGGGTGTTCTCGCCAACCACGTTCCCTCTATTGAGCAGCTCAAGCCCGGTCTTGTTGAGGTCGTTGAGGAGGGTGGTGCTACCAAGAAGTTCTTCC TCTCCGGTGGATTCGCCGTTGTCCAGCCCGACTCCCAGTTGAGCATCAACGCTGTTGAGGGTTTCCCTCTTGAGGACTTCAGCTCCGAC GCCGTCAAGAACCAGATCGCCGAGGCCCAGAAGATCGCcagcggcagcggcagtGAGCAGGATATCGCTGAGGCTAAGATTGAGCTCGAG GTGCTCGAGACCCTCCAGGCTCACCTCAAATAA
- a CDS encoding putative C2H2 transcription factor: MDPSTTFDLPAGDYPAIDIQNGLGISILPSKRQPAYTPEACSCPPYPPQQHLYTPPTLQHYVLPDMSDMADLIPYTMERVHLREPPEVENNMFYNTPFRRAGDFSSASSTSTASSTQYSTCDSFDSTTNSTGHLHPNDYYQGGAEYMHTPSSISSSPYYPPDNHTTAYPSPTSATAAVVSASASSTRSLSSPPQGSANQKDLTNYGIQNADQTWRCAYPGCTSQTIFRRGCDLRKHYNRHRKHLFCRHRGCPQAVAGGFSSKKDRDRHEAKHNPVVCCEWAGCERVFSRVDNMKDHVRRIHRRRE, encoded by the coding sequence ATGGACCCATCCACCACCTTCGATCTACCAGCGGGAGACTACCCAGCTATAGATATCCAAAACGGCCTCGGCATCTCTATACTCCCCTCCAAACGCCAACCCGCATACACCCCCGAAGCCTGCTCATGCCCCCCATACCCACCCCAACAACACCTCTACACCCCACCAACCCTGCAACACTACGTCCTCCCAGATATGTCCGACATGGCCGACCTAATCCCCTACACAATGGAACGGGTGCATCTCCGCGAACCCCCAGAAGTGGAGAACAACATGTTCTACAACACCCCGTTCCGCCGCGCCGGAGActtctcctcagcctccTCCACATCAACCGCCTCCTCCACACAATACTCCACCTGCGACTCATTCGACAGCACAACCAACAGCACAGGCCACCTCCACCCAAACGACTACTACCAGGGCGGCGCAGAATACATGCACACCCCGTCCTCAATATCCTCCTCCCCTTACTACCCCCCGGACAACCACACAACTGCATACCCCAGCCCAACCTCCGCCACAGCAGCCGTAGTCTCCGCCTCTGCGTCATCAACGCGCTCGCTCTCCTCGCCCCCGCAAGGCTCCGCAAACCAAAAAGACCTCACGAATTACGGCATCCAGAACGCAGACCAGACCTGGCGGTGCGCGTACCCGGGCTGCACGTCGCAGACGATCTTCCGGCGCGGGTGTGACCTCCGGAAACATTATAATCGGCACCGGAAGCATCTGTTTTGTCGGCATCGGGGGTGTCCGCAGGCGGTGGCCGGCGGGTTCTCGAGTAAGAAGGATCGGGATCGGCATGAGGCGAAGCATAATCCGGTGGTGTGTTGTGAGTGGGCGGGCTGTGAGAGGGTGTTTAGTCGGGTGGATAATATGAAGGATCATGTTAGGAGGATTCATCGGAGGAGGGAATGA
- a CDS encoding 60S ribosomal protein L29, with the protein MAKSKNASQHHNSQKAHRNGIKKPKTHRYPSLKGVDPKFRRNHRHALHGTMKALKERKEGKREVA; encoded by the exons ATGGCCA AGTCTAAGAACGCGTCTCAGCACCACAACAGCCAGAAGGCTCACCGTAACGG TATCAAGAAGCCTAAGACTCACCGTTACCCCTCCCTCAAGGGTGTTGACCCCAAGTTCCGCCGCAACCACCGTCACGCTCTTCACGGTACCATGAAGGCTCTG AAGGAGCGCAAGGAGGGCAAGCGCGAGGTCGCATAA
- a CDS encoding putative L-cystine transporter (cystine transporter Cystinosin) yields the protein MSSQLEIFLKALSRTLCWSASFYPQPISNFRRRSTVGLAIDFPTVNALGYVCYTGYTAAFLYSPVIRHQYAARHPGSEGSTVRFNDFAFAVHAIILSILTYTQFWPTVWGFKVSRFQRVSKPVAGLFWGSIAAIAILIFIVLGQSPDGGYDPSTWGWIDVVYGLSYVKLLVTITKYVPQAWVNYKRKSTQGWHIGQILLDLVGGVLSLIQLFLDSSFEEDWSGITGNPIKFLLSNVSILFDFLFMIQHYILYRGADEKVAKHQDPDVTTPLLTESNGARRTEDV from the exons ATGTCTTCTCAGCTAGAGATCTTCCTCAAGGCCCTTTCTCG CACGCTATGTTGGTCCGCGTCCTTCTATCCTCAACCGATCTCCAACTTTCGGCGACGTTCGACAGTTGGATTAGCCATTGATTTCCCGACAGTTAATGCTTTGGGATATGTGTGCTATACTGGGTATACAGCCGCCTTCCTATACTCTCCAGTGATTCGTCATCAATATGCTGCTCGTCATCCCGGGTCTGAAGGGTCTACCGTGCGATTTAATGACTTTGCTTTTGCGGTCCACGCTATTATCCTCAGTATCTTAACGTACACGCAGTTTTGGCCCACGGTCTGGGGATTTAAGGTTTCGCGCTTCCAACGAGTTAGTAAGCCGGTCGCAGGGTTGTTCTGGGGCTCTATCGCGGCCATTgctattttaatctttatcGTCCTTGGTCAAAGCCCCGATGGGGGCTATGACCCATCCACCTGGGGATGGATCGACGTG GTATACGGTCTATCCTACGTAAAACTACTGgtcaccatcaccaagtATGTACCGCAGGCTTGGGTAAACTATAAGCGCAAATCCACCCAAGGTTGGCATATTGGTCAAATCTTGTTGGATCTAGTTGGCGGTGTCTTGTCCTTGATCCAATTGTTTCTCGACTCGAGTTTCGAGGAGGATTGGAGCGGCATCACGGGAAACCCTATCAAGTTCCTGCTGTCGAACGTTTCGAtcctttttgattttctcttCATGATCCAGCATTACATTCTCTATAGGGGTGCAGATGAGAAAGTAGCCAAGCATCAGGACCCAGACGTTACCACCCCTTTGTTGACCGAGTCCAACGGCGCACGGAGGACGGAAGATGTCTGA
- a CDS encoding C2H2 finger domain transcription factor (hypothetical protein Ao3042_09871) has translation MTESYDPDEDRRSPGLEATKPDYKPHKDPTPPFLIKETKEPEGEFKYSPGEGTPDCSHPNRPDIANYERSDPLRPEHFRDILCDDLLERPIVKPEKPKLESPVVEPAKPREPQSETDASEAAKRALALLELPKPIDEPLEPPEIPVKSHIPSPERRPGVKTDILSPKISQPPPPALPSISEKKPFSPPLSQYTISVHPSPDVLPPFHSPDNTTTLPPIQTALRGLAHVNEPAVRVNGSSPYSLPPVTASSPPGLRSDPVWEHQRPSPFVPPPQIPPSPYSHLSPASTKDLSAVSSPATQSSYWRPQKSDIPYITSTYDITHCEAKSPATSYPTPTDQTPGGTCERTPYNPSPQHNAAVASGAYKCRHPGCTAPPFQTQYLLNSHANVHSQDRPHFCPIEGCPRGIGGKGFKRKNEMIRHGLVHNSPGYVCPFCPDQQHKYPRPDNLQRHVRVHHVDKNKDDPQLRLVLSQRPEGSARGRRRRINP, from the exons ATGACAGAATCATATGATCCCGACGAGGACCGTCGTTCTCCAGGGCTGGAGGCGACCAAGCCGGATTATAAGCCCCACAAAGATCCGACTCCTCCTTTTTTGATCAAGGAGACTAAAGAGCCCGAAGGcgaatttaaatattctcCAGGCGAGGGAACACCGGACTGTTCCC ACCCTAACCGACCTGATATTGCCAACTATGAGAGATCTGATCCACTTCGCCCAGAGCACTTCCGTGATATCCTCTGTGATGATTTGCTGGAGAGGCCTATCGTTAAGCCTGAGAAGCCAAAGCTAGAAAGCCCTGTGGTGGAGCCGGCAAAACCTAGAGAGCCTCAATCAGAGACGGATGCAAGTGAAGCAGCTAAGCGCGCTCTTGCACTGTTAGAGCTGCCAAAGCCCATTGATGAACCCTTGGAGCCTCCAGAGATCCCGGTGAAATCACACATCCCTTCTCCTGAGAGGCGTCCTGGCGTGAAAACGGATATCCTGTCTCCAAAGATTTCCCAGCCACCGCCGCCTGCCCTTCCCAGTATCTCGGAGAAGAAACCATTCAGTCCGCCTTTAAGCCAATACACAATCTCCGTACATCCGTCGCCGGACGTGCTGCCCCCGTTTCACTCCCCTGACAATACCACCACCCTGCCCCCCATTCAGACTGCACTACGTGGGCTTGCTCATGTCAATGAACCCGCTGTACGCGTCAATGGCTCATCTCCCTATTCTCTGCCACCCGTCACAGCGAGTTCTCCACCGGGACTTAGGAGTGACCCTGTCTGGGAGCATCAACGACCAAGCCCTTtcgttcctcctccccaGATCCCTCCTAGCCCTTACTCGCATTTGTCACCTGCGAGTACCAAAGACTTGTCAGCCGTGTCGTCTCCGGCAACGCAGAGCTCGTACTGGAGACCTCAGAAATCCGACATACCTTATATTACATCCACCTATGACATCACACATTGTGAAGCAAAAAGCCCGGCCACGAGTTACCCAACACCCACAGACCAAACTCCAGGGGGCACGTGTGAACGGACACCATACAATCCAAGTCCGCAACACAATGCGGCTGTCGCCTCAGGAGCCTACAAATGTCGGCATCCGGGGTGTACCGCTCCGCCTTTCCAAACTCAATACCTATTAAA CTCCCACGCGAATGTTCACTCGCAAGACCGTCCCCATTTTTGTCCCATTGAGGGTTGTCCTCGCGGAATTGGCGGGAAAGGGTTCAAACGCAAGAATGAGATGATCCGACATGGCCTGGTCCATAATTCCCCTGGTTACGTGTGTCCGTTCTGTCCAGACCAACAACATAAATACCCACGACCCGACAACCTCCAGCG ACACGTGCGGGTCCATCATGTGGACAAAAACAAGGATGACCCCCAGCTCCGGCTCGTCCTTTCACAAAGACCAGAAGGCAGCGCGCGAGGGCGCCGCCGTCGGATCAACCCTTGA